In the Bacteroidales bacterium genome, one interval contains:
- a CDS encoding MerR family transcriptional regulator, which produces MKLEKLYYTIGEVAEMFDVNVSLIRYWENQFSILKPKKNKKGNRLFTPADIDNLHLIYHLVKEKRLTLEGAKLKLKENKESTMQNFEAVKKLKEVKKMLLEIRDSI; this is translated from the coding sequence ATGAAGCTTGAAAAATTATATTATACAATTGGAGAGGTCGCCGAAATGTTTGATGTTAATGTTTCATTAATAAGATATTGGGAAAATCAATTCAGTATTTTAAAACCTAAGAAAAACAAAAAGGGCAATCGTCTTTTTACTCCTGCCGATATTGATAATCTTCATTTAATTTATCATTTGGTTAAAGAAAAAAGACTTACTTTAGAAGGAGCAAAACTTAAGTTAAAGGAGAATAAAGAATCTACTATGCAAAATTTTGAGGCAGTTAAGAAGTTAAAAGAAGTAAAAAAAATGTTGCTTGAAATTAGAGATTCGATATAA
- a CDS encoding twin-arginine translocase TatA/TatE family subunit has translation MFGIYLFISGGEIIFILIAVVVLFGSKNLPEIARTIGKGVKQFKDAANDIKSEMTRENKEMVDDLKEIKKNTDQLKNNIQKYKIFEKDS, from the coding sequence ATGTTTGGAATATATCTTTTTATAAGCGGTGGTGAAATAATTTTTATTCTTATTGCAGTTGTTGTATTATTCGGTTCGAAAAATTTGCCTGAAATTGCAAGAACAATCGGAAAAGGTGTAAAACAATTTAAAGATGCCGCAAATGATATTAAAAGTGAAATGACCCGAGAGAATAAAGAAATGGTTGATGATTTAAAAGAAATCAAAAAAAATACCGATCAACTGAAAAATAATATTCAGAAATATAAAATTTTTGAAAAAGACAGTTAG
- the trmD gene encoding tRNA (guanosine(37)-N1)-methyltransferase TrmD has translation MRIDILTVLPQLLESPLNHSIVKRVQEKGLAEIYTHNLRDFSTDKHKRVDDAPFGGEAGMVMMIEPVDNAVSFLTSERTYDEIIYTSPDGEKFNQKTANSFSRYKNILILCGHYKGIDQRIRDKYITKEISIGDYVLTGGELAAAVIVDSIVRLIPGAISDETSALSDSFQDNLLAPPVYTRPAEYKGMKVPDVLLSGNFKEIDKWKFEQSISRTKKLRPDLYDELFDE, from the coding sequence ATGAGAATAGATATACTTACAGTTCTTCCTCAACTACTGGAAAGTCCTCTTAACCACTCAATTGTAAAAAGAGTTCAAGAAAAAGGGCTTGCAGAAATTTATACCCATAACTTAAGAGATTTTTCAACTGACAAGCATAAAAGAGTTGATGATGCTCCTTTCGGAGGAGAAGCCGGTATGGTAATGATGATTGAACCGGTAGATAATGCTGTTTCTTTTTTAACTTCCGAAAGAACTTATGATGAAATAATATATACTTCGCCGGACGGTGAAAAGTTTAACCAGAAAACAGCAAATTCTTTTTCTCGTTATAAAAACATTTTAATTCTTTGCGGACATTATAAAGGAATTGATCAACGGATAAGAGATAAGTATATTACAAAAGAAATCTCAATAGGAGATTATGTTCTTACAGGCGGTGAACTTGCAGCCGCCGTGATAGTTGACAGTATAGTCAGATTAATCCCGGGTGCTATTTCTGATGAAACTTCTGCTTTATCTGATTCGTTTCAAGATAATTTATTAGCTCCGCCGGTTTACACCAGACCGGCTGAATATAAAGGAATGAAAGTTCCGGATGTGTTGCTTTCCGGTAATTTTAAAGAGATTGACAAATGGAAATTTGAACAATCAATAAGCAGAACAAAAAAATTAAGACCCGATTTGTATGACGAATTATTTGACGAATAG
- a CDS encoding pyruvate, phosphate dikinase, giving the protein MSEFTSIINKIIETDYSERDILYQLMPYKVEKILLIAHLYDALSIEREGKLDDTVRGDYYKMNLSSAPEIVKAHSYDDALIKLEKGGFDLVIIMCGIDRRTPLNIAKKIKDKYTKLPLYLLVNNNTDINHYKKQAKKLQNINNIFVWNGDSNIFLTIVKLLEDKKNVANDTKIGLSRIILLVEDSEKYYSRYLPILYKSVMEQTQRIIDDSTATDDMYKIMKMRMRPKILLATDYDDAINIYDTYKDYILSVISDVKFKKNNRTNKKAGFILIKHIKKITPRIPTAIQSSDIANKITAETECQSRFIDKNSNSLIHDIKDFIKYNLGFGDFIFRANDGEIVDRAKDMDEFYRKLHTISDESLGYHAGKNHFSLWLRARGEITLAEKIAPYKISDFDGIQGIRKVLIQSFYDNKVEQNRGQIISVNDYTVLHESNIGKLATGALGGKGRGVAFMNSLIYKFNINKFVPGIKLKMPKTFIIGTDEYDNFLSQNDLFNKARNETNFSDLSDLFVDQEISSDLKDKLLKVLSIIKKPIAVRSSGLFEDSLMQPFAGIFSTYILPNNHNDINHRLKQVCTAVKLVFASVFSETSKNYINAVNYKIEEEKMAIVLQELVGNKYENVYYPHISGTAQSYNYYPFGKIKPHDGAAVAAVGLGIYVVEGEKAYRFSPNHPTLQNNSNKDLFKNSQTELFAVNLERDTIDFKTGETAGLIRLNISEPERLNFDRFKHCVSVYNPDNDMVYPGLDKYGPRIVNFANILKYNYIPLAKTIKTMLNILKEAMGAPVEIEYAVDLNLDEDREASFYLLQVKPLIGNSQDYNINFKTIDIKNAVLFSKNAMGNGVIEDVRDVIYVNPETFDKSKTEQIAKEIDVFNKKMISEGKSYVLIGPGRWGTRDKWIGIPVNWTQISKAKVIVETSLHDFPLEASSGSHFFHNVTSMNVGYFSIQHTDAEGYINWKELAEQELVEETDFIKHVRFSDNLRIQTDGKKRIAVIEKCQK; this is encoded by the coding sequence ATGTCTGAATTTACTTCGATAATAAATAAAATAATAGAAACCGATTATTCCGAAAGAGATATATTGTATCAACTTATGCCTTATAAAGTTGAGAAAATATTACTTATTGCTCATTTATATGATGCTTTAAGTATTGAACGAGAAGGTAAGTTAGATGATACGGTAAGAGGTGATTATTATAAAATGAATTTATCATCTGCTCCCGAAATTGTTAAAGCCCATTCTTATGATGATGCATTGATTAAACTGGAAAAAGGCGGCTTTGATTTGGTTATAATAATGTGCGGTATTGACAGACGTACACCTTTAAATATTGCGAAAAAAATAAAAGACAAATATACAAAATTACCTTTATATCTTTTAGTAAACAATAATACAGATATAAACCACTATAAAAAACAAGCAAAGAAACTACAAAATATCAATAATATTTTTGTTTGGAACGGAGATTCAAATATTTTCTTAACAATAGTAAAACTCTTAGAAGACAAAAAAAATGTTGCAAATGACACAAAAATAGGTTTATCGAGAATAATTCTTTTGGTTGAAGATTCTGAAAAATACTATTCTCGATATTTACCGATTTTATACAAAAGCGTGATGGAACAAACGCAGAGAATTATTGACGATTCTACTGCAACGGATGACATGTATAAAATTATGAAAATGAGAATGAGACCAAAGATTTTATTAGCAACGGATTATGATGATGCAATCAATATTTATGACACCTATAAAGACTATATTTTAAGTGTTATTTCTGATGTAAAATTTAAAAAAAACAACAGAACTAATAAAAAAGCCGGATTTATATTGATAAAGCATATAAAAAAAATAACTCCTCGAATTCCTACTGCAATTCAGTCGTCAGATATAGCAAATAAAATTACGGCAGAAACTGAATGTCAATCAAGATTTATTGATAAGAACTCTAACAGCTTAATTCATGATATTAAAGATTTTATTAAGTATAACTTAGGCTTCGGTGATTTTATTTTCAGAGCAAATGACGGTGAAATTGTTGACAGAGCAAAAGACATGGATGAGTTTTACAGAAAACTCCATACAATAAGTGATGAAAGTTTAGGTTATCATGCAGGAAAAAATCATTTCTCTTTATGGTTGCGAGCAAGAGGCGAAATTACTTTGGCAGAAAAAATTGCTCCTTATAAAATTTCTGATTTTGACGGAATACAAGGAATAAGAAAAGTATTAATACAATCTTTTTACGATAATAAGGTTGAACAGAATAGAGGGCAAATAATAAGTGTAAATGATTACACTGTTTTGCATGAAAGCAACATAGGCAAATTAGCAACAGGAGCTCTCGGAGGAAAGGGCAGGGGAGTTGCATTTATGAATAGCTTGATTTATAAGTTTAACATAAATAAGTTTGTTCCCGGTATTAAATTAAAAATGCCGAAAACATTTATTATAGGAACGGATGAATATGATAACTTCTTGTCACAGAATGATTTATTTAATAAAGCAAGAAATGAAACTAACTTCTCAGATTTGTCGGATTTATTTGTTGACCAAGAAATTAGTTCAGATTTAAAAGATAAATTACTAAAGGTATTATCAATAATCAAAAAACCGATTGCCGTAAGATCTTCCGGATTATTTGAGGATTCATTAATGCAACCTTTTGCAGGAATTTTTTCAACATATATTTTGCCGAATAATCATAATGATATTAATCATCGATTAAAACAAGTTTGTACTGCGGTAAAGTTAGTTTTTGCATCAGTTTTTTCCGAAACTTCTAAAAATTATATAAATGCCGTAAATTACAAAATCGAAGAAGAGAAAATGGCTATTGTTCTGCAAGAACTTGTAGGAAATAAATATGAAAATGTATATTATCCTCATATCAGCGGTACGGCTCAATCATATAATTATTATCCTTTCGGGAAAATAAAACCCCATGACGGAGCTGCAGTTGCAGCCGTAGGTTTAGGCATTTATGTCGTTGAAGGAGAAAAGGCTTATCGATTTTCACCCAATCATCCTACATTACAAAATAATTCAAATAAAGATTTATTTAAAAATTCACAAACAGAGCTTTTTGCAGTAAACCTTGAAAGGGATACTATTGATTTCAAAACCGGCGAAACTGCAGGATTAATTCGCTTAAATATAAGTGAACCGGAACGCCTTAACTTTGACAGATTTAAACATTGTGTTTCGGTATATAACCCTGATAATGATATGGTTTACCCCGGACTTGATAAATACGGTCCCAGAATTGTAAATTTTGCTAATATCTTAAAGTATAACTATATTCCTTTGGCTAAAACAATTAAAACCATGCTCAATATTTTAAAGGAAGCAATGGGTGCTCCTGTTGAAATTGAATATGCAGTAGATTTGAACTTAGACGAAGACAGGGAAGCATCTTTTTATTTATTACAGGTAAAACCTTTAATAGGGAATTCACAAGATTATAATATTAACTTTAAAACAATTGATATTAAAAATGCAGTTTTGTTTTCAAAAAATGCAATGGGTAACGGTGTAATCGAAGATGTGAGAGATGTAATTTATGTTAATCCCGAAACCTTTGATAAATCAAAAACCGAACAGATTGCAAAAGAAATAGATGTTTTTAATAAAAAAATGATAAGTGAAGGTAAATCTTATGTTTTAATCGGACCCGGAAGATGGGGTACGAGAGATAAATGGATTGGCATTCCTGTTAATTGGACGCAAATTTCAAAAGCAAAAGTAATTGTTGAAACCAGTTTGCATGATTTCCCGTTAGAAGCTTCCTCGGGTTCTCATTTTTTCCATAATGTTACATCAATGAATGTAGGTTATTTTTCAATACAACATACAGATGCAGAAGGATATATAAATTGGAAAGAACTTGCCGAACAAGAATTGGTAGAAGAAACAGATTTTATAAAACACGTAAGATTTAGTGATAATTTGAGAATACAAACCGACGGTAAAAAAAGAATTGCTGTTATTGAAAAATGTCAGAAATAA